The following proteins come from a genomic window of Methanocella conradii HZ254:
- a CDS encoding AEC family transporter, which translates to MSVASVIVPIFGLILLGWTLKRLRLLNDWLVGAINGYVYYVGITVITFISLHDTGTSLLLNPRIYILNLAPMLAIAGVAYIVARLLRLEQGMAAVFIVCAFYGNTGYIGFPLNVYVQGKESLSVAAFISTVYTIVAFTLGVYLLRRSSDEPAEAGKLHRLPIIWAALLGILLSWLALPDIVRLPLGLISDSTPPLALLATGAMAEGTVLKADLKSIGALSALKLALAPALVALTGLLIGSSGMVYKTSLLEAATPIAVTSSVLAAQFKVHPDFASRAVILSTMLFTITLTAMLAFM; encoded by the coding sequence ATGAGCGTAGCAAGCGTCATCGTCCCAATCTTCGGCCTCATCCTTCTCGGCTGGACTCTGAAGAGGCTCAGGCTCCTCAATGACTGGCTGGTCGGCGCCATAAATGGCTACGTGTATTACGTTGGCATAACCGTGATAACATTCATCAGCCTTCATGATACGGGGACGAGCTTGCTGCTGAACCCCCGGATATACATTCTAAACCTGGCCCCGATGCTCGCCATAGCAGGCGTCGCCTATATCGTGGCCAGGCTTTTAAGGCTAGAGCAGGGCATGGCAGCCGTCTTCATAGTATGCGCCTTTTATGGCAATACGGGATACATAGGCTTCCCGCTGAACGTCTACGTGCAGGGGAAGGAGTCGCTCAGCGTGGCGGCCTTTATCTCGACGGTCTACACCATCGTGGCCTTCACGCTGGGCGTATACCTGCTCAGGCGAAGCTCCGATGAGCCGGCAGAGGCCGGGAAACTGCACAGGCTCCCCATAATTTGGGCCGCCCTGCTGGGCATTCTATTATCCTGGCTGGCTTTGCCGGATATCGTAAGGTTGCCGTTGGGCCTTATTTCTGATTCGACGCCGCCGCTTGCTTTACTGGCCACCGGGGCGATGGCGGAGGGTACGGTGCTTAAGGCCGACCTGAAAAGCATTGGCGCCCTCAGCGCCCTCAAGCTCGCGTTAGCCCCCGCCTTAGTAGCCCTGACTGGGCTCCTGATCGGAAGCTCCGGCATGGTCTACAAAACGTCCTTGCTTGAGGCGGCCACGCCCATCGCCGTCACCAGCTCCGTCCTCGCGGCCCAGTTCAAGGTGCACCCCGACTTCGCATCCCGCGCAGTAATCTTATCAACCATGCTTTTTACGATAACGCTAACCGCGATGCTGGCCTTCATGTAG
- a CDS encoding YhbY family RNA-binding protein: MDTKRILELRGQAARLEATTHVGKGGVTTTLIEEISRQLKDNKLVKVKLLKSAVEETPRKEIAEKLAKETGAELIEIKGNTVVLFRR; this comes from the coding sequence ATGGACACGAAGAGGATATTAGAACTAAGGGGCCAGGCCGCAAGGCTGGAGGCCACCACGCATGTCGGCAAGGGCGGAGTAACGACCACCCTGATAGAAGAGATAAGCAGACAGCTTAAGGACAACAAGCTGGTAAAGGTAAAGCTACTGAAAAGCGCGGTAGAAGAGACGCCAAGGAAAGAGATAGCGGAAAAGCTTGCAAAGGAGACGGGGGCAGAGCTGATAGAAATTAAGGGCAACACTGTAGTGCTCTTTAGACGTTGA
- the mgtA gene encoding magnesium-translocating P-type ATPase: MHPLQGAFWSEKPDKLLKALGASPQGLSAEEARRRLKEYGPNQLRPKRRYGPLSLFISQFNSPIILLLLFAAILSFYLGDKVNSLIIFLILLVSGSLGFWQEYSATGAVEKLLELVRVKAQALRDGVEVDVPFEEVVPGDVLVLNAGDSIPGDCLLLESRDLFVDEAALTGETYPVEKSVKALPPDTPLSKRVNSLFMGTHVVSGTARAVVVRTGLDTEFGTISERLGYRPPPTEFERGVRHFGYLLLEVTTVLIIAIFAINVYLARPVLESFMFALALAVGLTPQLLPAIISINLATGARRMAAEKVIVKQLSSIENFGSMNVLCSDKTGTITEGKVAVHSAVGVDGGENEKALLYAYLNASMQSGFTNPIDEAIKRHSVPDIKGYRKADEVPYDFIRKRLSILVEKDGSHIIITKGALKNVLEACTLAEIGGGVVEVGKTRSLIMGQYEKLSASGFRTLGIAYREVGIRSRISKEDERDMTFLGIVVLYDPPKAGVAEAIRKLGQLGVTLKVVTGDNRLIAAYISREVCRAGGLDTKEGERVVTGSDLNRMNDDALMRVVMEVNVFAEVEPNQKERIITAMRKAGNVVGYIGDGINDGPALHAADVGISVDSAVDVAKETAQIVLLEKDLGVLAKGVEEGRKTFANTLKYVFMATSANFGNMFSMAGASLLLPFLPLLPTQILLANLLTDRPEMTIAADSVDKELMDRPRRWRIDFIKRFMIAFGLLSSIFDFMPFGVLILLLHASETAFRTGWFVGSVGSAAMIVLVIRTRKPFFRSMPAAILAMTTLIVVGLVTALPYTPLAPFFRSQPLPVEFLLALAIILALYVATAEIAKKIFYKIVKF, from the coding sequence ATGCATCCCCTCCAGGGCGCGTTCTGGAGCGAGAAGCCGGATAAGCTACTGAAAGCCCTTGGAGCCTCGCCGCAGGGCTTGAGCGCCGAAGAGGCACGGAGAAGGCTCAAGGAATACGGGCCCAACCAGCTCAGGCCAAAAAGGCGCTATGGCCCCCTGAGCTTATTTATTAGCCAGTTCAACAGCCCGATCATATTATTATTGCTTTTTGCGGCGATACTCTCATTCTACCTTGGCGATAAGGTCAATTCTTTGATCATTTTTTTAATACTGCTGGTAAGCGGCTCCCTCGGGTTCTGGCAGGAATACTCGGCGACCGGCGCCGTTGAGAAGCTGCTGGAGCTGGTGAGGGTTAAGGCGCAGGCGCTACGTGACGGCGTGGAGGTGGACGTGCCGTTCGAGGAGGTGGTCCCCGGCGACGTGCTGGTTTTGAACGCCGGGGACAGCATACCAGGGGATTGCCTGTTGCTGGAATCCAGGGACCTGTTCGTGGACGAGGCAGCCCTTACGGGCGAAACGTACCCGGTCGAAAAGTCGGTTAAGGCTTTACCGCCCGATACGCCCCTAAGTAAAAGGGTGAACTCGCTCTTCATGGGCACCCATGTGGTTAGCGGGACCGCCAGGGCGGTGGTGGTGAGGACGGGCCTTGACACGGAGTTTGGCACGATCTCGGAGCGCTTAGGGTACAGGCCTCCGCCCACGGAGTTCGAGCGGGGAGTCAGGCATTTCGGCTATCTCCTGCTCGAGGTCACCACTGTCCTTATCATCGCAATATTTGCCATAAACGTGTACCTGGCCCGGCCCGTGCTCGAGTCCTTCATGTTTGCACTGGCGCTGGCGGTCGGCTTGACTCCCCAGCTTTTGCCCGCCATCATAAGCATCAACCTGGCGACCGGCGCCAGGAGGATGGCCGCTGAAAAGGTCATCGTGAAGCAGCTTTCCTCAATAGAGAACTTCGGGAGCATGAATGTCCTGTGCTCGGATAAGACCGGGACAATCACCGAGGGCAAGGTGGCCGTTCACTCCGCTGTCGGCGTCGATGGCGGGGAGAATGAAAAGGCATTATTATACGCATACTTGAATGCGAGCATGCAGTCGGGCTTCACAAACCCGATTGATGAGGCCATAAAGAGGCATAGCGTGCCCGATATCAAGGGCTATAGGAAGGCTGATGAGGTCCCTTATGATTTCATCAGGAAACGCCTGAGCATTCTTGTAGAAAAAGATGGCTCGCATATCATCATCACGAAGGGCGCCCTCAAGAACGTCCTGGAAGCCTGTACCCTGGCCGAGATTGGCGGAGGCGTGGTTGAGGTTGGGAAGACGCGCAGCCTCATAATGGGGCAATATGAGAAGCTGAGCGCTTCTGGTTTTAGAACGCTGGGAATCGCATACAGGGAAGTGGGAATCCGGTCGCGCATATCCAAAGAGGATGAGCGGGACATGACTTTCCTGGGCATCGTCGTACTCTACGACCCTCCAAAGGCTGGCGTAGCGGAAGCCATAAGAAAGCTCGGGCAGCTTGGAGTCACGCTTAAGGTCGTCACCGGTGACAACCGCCTCATAGCCGCGTATATAAGCAGGGAGGTCTGCAGGGCTGGCGGGCTCGATACAAAAGAAGGCGAAAGGGTGGTAACCGGCTCAGACCTCAACCGGATGAACGATGATGCGCTCATGCGCGTCGTGATGGAGGTGAACGTGTTCGCGGAGGTCGAGCCCAACCAAAAAGAGCGCATAATTACCGCGATGAGGAAGGCTGGCAACGTGGTGGGCTACATTGGCGACGGCATCAACGACGGCCCGGCCCTTCACGCCGCTGACGTCGGGATATCCGTGGACAGCGCCGTGGACGTGGCCAAGGAGACGGCCCAGATCGTGCTCCTGGAAAAAGACCTCGGGGTGCTGGCAAAGGGCGTGGAGGAGGGGCGGAAGACCTTCGCCAATACTCTCAAATACGTCTTCATGGCCACGAGCGCGAACTTCGGGAACATGTTCAGCATGGCCGGGGCGTCCCTCCTTCTCCCTTTTCTCCCTTTATTGCCCACCCAGATACTGCTCGCCAACCTTCTCACCGACCGTCCGGAGATGACTATAGCAGCAGATTCGGTGGATAAGGAGCTCATGGACCGGCCGAGGCGGTGGCGTATTGACTTTATAAAGAGGTTCATGATAGCATTCGGCCTGCTAAGCTCCATATTCGATTTTATGCCGTTCGGCGTTCTCATATTGCTTTTGCATGCCTCTGAGACCGCGTTCAGGACTGGCTGGTTCGTGGGGTCGGTGGGCTCGGCCGCCATGATAGTGCTCGTCATAAGGACCCGTAAGCCGTTCTTCAGGAGCATGCCAGCCGCCATTCTGGCCATGACCACGCTAATCGTCGTAGGCCTGGTCACCGCCCTGCCATATACGCCTCTTGCGCCGTTCTTCAGGTCCCAGCCGCTACCTGTGGAATTCCTGCTGGCACTGGCCATCATCCTGGCGCTATACGTCGCCACGGCCGAAATAGCCAAAAAGATATTCTACAAGATAGTGAAGTTTTAA
- a CDS encoding phospholipase C/P1 nuclease family protein, translating into MVIGALFVLVTITNTAFVPALAFKVIEQTNMPIMMFEPIVKDAKQINDTGPTKEQVNFVFEAIKASNLTNKEKTELMKNLEDIWSGESILPASEKQEVIVKVATIVFDYYGIDEREVGVLWNGNVHSDLAQTAGIKWGTGYYDILYNHASDPDTWGIWQQWQHYSWGGAGDKCKLFADSARDKIKNQSDPIGGYTDLSVSMHYMSDIANPWHTKPLEYQLHHIDYENYVSGNWTSGIAYCNDVNNNWYYYYVSDPKASVDNLASVSTQYFGYIDSKISQGGDWGNDATVISDTRTVLLHAIRYDMGLVDYVRR; encoded by the coding sequence ATGGTAATAGGAGCATTGTTCGTACTGGTAACGATCACGAATACTGCATTCGTGCCTGCGCTTGCCTTTAAGGTGATAGAGCAAACGAATATGCCAATTATGATGTTTGAGCCTATTGTTAAAGATGCAAAGCAAATAAATGATACTGGGCCAACAAAGGAACAAGTGAATTTTGTCTTTGAAGCAATTAAAGCAAGTAACTTGACTAATAAAGAGAAAACTGAACTGATGAAAAATTTAGAAGATATATGGTCAGGCGAGTCTATTCTGCCCGCGTCAGAAAAACAAGAAGTAATCGTTAAAGTGGCGACAATAGTGTTCGATTACTATGGAATAGATGAAAGGGAAGTTGGCGTCTTGTGGAATGGAAATGTCCATTCAGACCTGGCACAGACTGCGGGAATTAAATGGGGTACTGGGTATTACGACATTCTCTACAATCATGCCAGTGACCCTGATACATGGGGAATATGGCAGCAATGGCAGCATTATTCTTGGGGTGGGGCAGGTGATAAATGTAAATTATTCGCCGATAGCGCCAGGGATAAGATAAAGAATCAAAGTGATCCTATAGGCGGATACACTGACCTATCAGTATCGATGCACTACATGTCTGATATCGCTAACCCATGGCATACTAAACCATTAGAGTATCAGTTACACCATATTGATTATGAGAATTATGTAAGTGGCAACTGGACATCTGGGATAGCTTACTGCAATGATGTTAACAACAACTGGTACTATTACTACGTTAGTGATCCTAAGGCATCAGTGGATAATTTAGCATCTGTATCTACGCAATACTTTGGTTACATCGACTCAAAGATTTCACAGGGTGGAGATTGGGGGAATGATGCTACAGTAATTAGTGATACTCGAACAGTGCTGCTCCATGCAATCCGATATGATATGGGTCTGGTGGACTACGTAAGGAGGTAA
- a CDS encoding cation transporting ATPase C-terminal domain-containing protein, which yields MPTQILLANLLTDLPEMTIAADSVDKELMDRPRRWSIDFIKRFMIAFGLLSSIFDFMTFGVLILLLHASETGFRTGWFVESVVSAAMIVLVIRTRKPFFRSMPAAILAMTTLIVVCLVIALPYTPLAPFFRSQPLPVEFLLALAIILALYVATAEIAKKMFYKVVNF from the coding sequence TTGCCCACCCAGATACTGCTCGCCAACCTTCTCACCGACCTTCCGGAGATGACTATAGCAGCGGATTCGGTGGATAAGGAGCTCATGGACCGGCCGAGGCGGTGGAGTATTGACTTTATAAAGAGGTTCATGATAGCCTTCGGCCTGCTAAGCTCCATATTCGATTTTATGACGTTCGGCGTTCTCATATTGCTTTTGCATGCCTCTGAGACCGGGTTCAGGACTGGCTGGTTCGTGGAGTCGGTGGTCTCGGCCGCCATGATAGTGCTCGTCATAAGGACCCGTAAGCCGTTCTTCAGGAGCATGCCAGCCGCCATTCTGGCCATGACCACGCTAATCGTCGTATGCCTGGTCATCGCCCTGCCATATACGCCTCTTGCGCCGTTCTTCAGGTCCCAGCCGCTACCTGTGGAATTCCTGCTGGCGCTGGCCATCATCCTGGCGCTATACGTCGCCACGGCCGAAATAGCCAAAAAGATGTTCTATAAAGTGGTGAACTTTTAA
- a CDS encoding phosphoheptose isomerase family protein, whose amino-acid sequence MSSIDSFYGSVKIQQQFIKQLEEIKKEKILELINLLAGFILDETGRTKVIYGIAEGRSALALYDFLQQSVKYENIYPVTLDDPIRRYIDPGKENLVIAATGSGETKGVLRYLEDAFKLNVPVVLITANVNSRAYSMVSEYDNGFIFDIEPLKGISNKNLAALGSEFELKLCVLLNAIIPELYHHDPGKDADKYYSTLEHIAKNAGLLMDIDPAHLDEWSDKVLNRRGNYVVDGVSRSGFVANAFGMRLTHLGRNVFMRDGPTTPAFLRGDAYLPITGSGNTREIIEGAIKAKLRGADIFPITVNKSSKLTGLMESWGYTKNIMFVPISQEDMDMYREKEASKILAAKSVQTRPSISELNSYIFTNAFIALGMDMLGVSEKYLAQKHV is encoded by the coding sequence ATGTCCTCTATAGATTCATTCTACGGGTCTGTAAAGATACAACAGCAATTCATAAAGCAGCTTGAAGAGATCAAGAAGGAGAAGATACTCGAGCTCATCAACCTATTGGCGGGCTTCATCCTGGACGAGACGGGCCGCACTAAAGTGATATATGGAATAGCAGAGGGCAGGAGCGCGCTAGCGCTATACGACTTTCTGCAGCAGTCGGTCAAGTATGAGAATATTTACCCCGTCACCCTGGACGACCCCATCAGGCGGTACATCGACCCCGGCAAGGAGAACCTCGTGATAGCGGCCACCGGCTCGGGCGAGACCAAGGGCGTGCTGAGGTACCTCGAGGACGCCTTCAAGCTCAACGTGCCCGTAGTGCTGATCACGGCCAACGTTAACTCGCGGGCATACTCAATGGTCTCGGAGTATGATAACGGCTTCATATTCGACATCGAGCCCCTCAAGGGCATAAGCAATAAAAACCTTGCCGCCCTTGGCTCCGAGTTCGAGCTTAAGCTGTGCGTGCTATTGAACGCCATCATCCCCGAGCTATACCACCATGACCCGGGCAAGGACGCTGATAAATACTATAGTACGCTGGAGCATATTGCTAAGAACGCGGGGCTTCTCATGGACATAGACCCGGCGCACCTGGACGAGTGGTCCGATAAAGTTCTGAACCGCCGCGGCAACTATGTAGTGGATGGGGTGAGCAGGTCCGGGTTCGTGGCGAACGCCTTCGGCATGAGGCTCACCCACCTCGGCCGGAACGTGTTCATGCGGGACGGCCCGACCACCCCGGCTTTCCTCCGTGGAGACGCCTATCTGCCCATCACTGGCAGCGGCAATACGCGTGAGATCATCGAGGGCGCCATAAAGGCGAAGCTCAGGGGCGCCGACATCTTCCCCATCACGGTAAATAAAAGCTCAAAGCTTACCGGCCTCATGGAATCCTGGGGCTATACGAAGAACATAATGTTCGTGCCCATCTCCCAGGAGGACATGGACATGTACCGGGAGAAGGAGGCCAGCAAGATACTGGCGGCCAAGTCCGTCCAGACGAGGCCGTCCATCTCTGAGCTTAACTCGTACATATTCACGAACGCATTTATAGCCCTGGGGATGGACATGCTGGGCGTGAGCGAGAAGTACCTGGCGCAAAAGCACGTTTAA
- a CDS encoding orotate phosphoribosyltransferase-like protein, with protein MRNINDLIDKAIELRNRGLRSGEIADELNISRETATWLLTRAKRESGVKAPEDIFVDWSMIGKSSSRLMLIATCMADMVEETLNELDTNVDVVVGVALSGVPLANIVAYQYGVELAVVHPGKHRYEEGKDQKETKATFSENYSSVRGKRCVIIDDVITTGSTAEETVKLIQDSGGEAVAMAVIIDKKGIESIGSVAVRSLVRVGRVG; from the coding sequence ATGAGAAATATTAACGATTTAATCGATAAGGCGATCGAGCTCAGGAACCGGGGCTTAAGGTCGGGCGAGATCGCCGATGAGCTTAACATATCGAGGGAGACGGCGACATGGCTTCTCACCCGCGCCAAAAGGGAGAGCGGCGTCAAGGCCCCGGAAGACATCTTCGTTGACTGGAGCATGATTGGCAAGAGCTCGAGCAGGCTCATGCTCATCGCGACCTGCATGGCTGACATGGTCGAGGAGACGCTCAACGAGCTGGACACTAACGTCGACGTGGTCGTAGGCGTCGCCCTTAGCGGGGTGCCCCTGGCGAACATCGTCGCATACCAGTATGGAGTGGAGCTGGCCGTCGTACATCCTGGCAAGCACCGGTACGAGGAGGGCAAGGACCAGAAGGAGACGAAGGCCACGTTTAGCGAGAACTACTCGAGCGTGCGTGGCAAGCGATGCGTCATCATCGATGACGTCATAACTACTGGTAGCACTGCTGAGGAGACCGTTAAGCTGATCCAGGACAGCGGCGGCGAGGCGGTCGCCATGGCGGTCATCATCGATAAGAAGGGCATCGAAAGCATCGGATCCGTGGCCGTTCGGTCGCTCGTGCGCGTAGGCCGCGTTGGGTGA
- a CDS encoding NOB1 family endonuclease, which translates to MPETYVLDASAFIYGIFPRGELLTPPRVYEEVKDEASRLKLEVLTGLTVREPDAIYVSEVKNAAQDTGDVLRLSQPDVDLLALALEEKGSGKDVAILSDDYAVQNVARKMGLDFIPLHQKRIKYKIVWEKRCMGCNRTYSEGDVCKVCGSPLKLRKRSIKR; encoded by the coding sequence ATGCCAGAAACTTACGTGCTGGACGCGTCGGCGTTCATATACGGGATATTTCCGCGTGGAGAATTGCTGACGCCCCCCAGGGTATACGAAGAAGTTAAGGATGAGGCATCACGCCTCAAGCTTGAAGTGCTCACAGGGCTCACGGTCAGGGAGCCAGATGCCATATACGTAAGCGAGGTCAAGAACGCCGCCCAGGATACGGGGGACGTCCTGCGCCTCTCGCAGCCAGACGTCGACCTGCTGGCGCTGGCGCTCGAAGAAAAAGGCTCCGGGAAAGACGTGGCAATCCTTTCTGACGACTACGCCGTACAGAACGTCGCGCGGAAAATGGGCCTCGACTTTATACCGCTGCATCAAAAGCGGATAAAGTATAAAATCGTGTGGGAAAAACGTTGCATGGGGTGCAACCGAACATATAGTGAGGGCGATGTTTGCAAAGTCTGCGGGTCCCCACTGAAGCTGAGGAAGCGGTCCATCAAGAGGTAA
- a CDS encoding metallophosphoesterase → MKIAVLADTHLRVKMPQELLDVIKEADLAVHAGDFITSEAYESVKESAKRLVAVYGNSDDEDLKATLPESASFEAEGVRIGVIHKGRHGTDITNMRYLALEMGVSVLIYGHIHSPVIDQTDVLLLCPGSPIFPRMADPTMAMLEVRDGHVKVDIVKTSTGQMCRSIGYARSLEDKQ, encoded by the coding sequence ATGAAAATAGCCGTCCTAGCAGACACGCACCTTCGCGTAAAGATGCCCCAGGAACTGTTAGACGTAATCAAGGAAGCAGACTTAGCGGTGCACGCGGGCGACTTCATAACGAGCGAGGCGTATGAATCCGTGAAGGAAAGCGCAAAAAGGCTGGTGGCAGTCTACGGAAATAGCGACGATGAAGACCTCAAGGCCACGCTGCCGGAAAGCGCGTCCTTCGAGGCGGAAGGCGTGAGGATAGGCGTCATCCACAAGGGCCGCCACGGCACTGATATCACAAACATGCGCTACCTGGCGCTGGAGATGGGCGTGAGCGTTCTCATCTACGGCCACATACATAGCCCGGTCATCGACCAGACAGACGTGCTTTTACTATGCCCGGGCAGCCCAATCTTTCCCAGGATGGCAGACCCAACGATGGCGATGCTCGAGGTGCGCGATGGCCATGTGAAAGTCGATATAGTCAAGACCAGCACGGGCCAGATGTGCAGGTCGATAGGCTATGCAAGGTCACTAGAGGATAAACAATAA
- a CDS encoding ATP-dependent DNA helicase — protein sequence MPPAYEKFFPKPSFYPNQKEAMDRIYEALSAGRLVLFEGACGTGKTLSALVPSLAIAREKNKKVIIATNVHQQMEQFIEEAREIKAIADIRVAVLKGKVHMCPMEKDFDECSLLRENTYELLELERDIFKLKERARAAVKRAREDGSFADLRQSIASEVMAEQDRAAQLKKRSCPYLMAVLKEDNASFREWLFSGVRSPDDIAAEALKKGQCGYELLKRHLKEAELIICNYHHILDADIQARLLSWMGCTLSDVILIFDEAHNLEAQARVHSSLTLSEHTVERSIMEAAASQSDSKEDLEYFLTLLLNTIRAAYSSRLGFGEAERLTQSWTDITIRDPHGGDDLLMQKLKSDLKERGIDLLEVLGEAINVGLDIDEAYEKEYKDGRSETRRRSSLLDVGKFMLFYARNSDNVDYYPVLNVRRSREGEVYGRIELYSCIPTDVTRPIMDGAYSVILMSATLKPFDMVRSTLGIVRETVELSFGTTFPPERRRTLAVDVQPQFAKDRHMPDTVKTLVGLLEDIISGSEGNVLIFFPSAAEAERYSRLIKVDVPVFLDEAGVPAQNAKNEFFKHGDKGGKAVLLTYLWGTLTEGVDYKFDRCRTVAIVGVGFPSLNDRMEAVQNAYDAKFGPGKGWEYGVLYPTIRRIRQANGRVVRSPEDYGIRILIDHRYTQQSVKDMKRYSIYAQFPEDERSEFHDIKPEKVKYSMMNFFMDIKRMDEKPKEKKAKA from the coding sequence ATGCCGCCAGCCTATGAAAAGTTCTTCCCGAAGCCATCCTTTTACCCAAACCAGAAAGAGGCCATGGACAGGATATATGAGGCGCTATCAGCGGGCAGGCTAGTACTCTTCGAGGGCGCCTGCGGCACGGGCAAGACGCTTTCTGCGCTGGTGCCTTCGCTCGCCATCGCCCGAGAAAAAAATAAAAAGGTTATAATAGCCACAAACGTCCATCAGCAGATGGAGCAGTTCATCGAAGAGGCCCGGGAGATAAAGGCCATCGCCGACATAAGGGTTGCCGTGCTCAAGGGCAAGGTGCACATGTGCCCCATGGAGAAAGACTTCGACGAGTGCAGCCTCCTTAGAGAGAACACATATGAGCTGCTTGAGCTTGAGAGGGACATCTTTAAGCTGAAGGAGCGGGCGAGGGCGGCCGTGAAAAGGGCGCGGGAGGACGGCAGCTTCGCGGACCTGCGCCAGAGCATAGCGAGCGAGGTCATGGCAGAGCAGGACAGGGCGGCACAGCTTAAGAAGCGTTCCTGCCCTTACCTTATGGCAGTGCTTAAAGAGGATAACGCCTCATTCAGGGAATGGCTGTTCAGCGGGGTGCGCAGCCCGGACGACATCGCCGCGGAGGCGCTGAAGAAGGGCCAGTGCGGCTATGAGCTGCTCAAGCGCCACCTTAAGGAGGCGGAGCTTATCATATGCAACTACCATCACATCCTGGACGCGGACATCCAGGCCCGGCTGCTCTCCTGGATGGGCTGCACGCTGTCGGATGTCATCCTCATCTTTGACGAGGCCCATAACCTGGAGGCGCAGGCCAGGGTGCACTCGTCACTGACCCTTTCCGAGCACACCGTGGAGCGCTCCATCATGGAGGCTGCGGCCAGCCAGAGCGATTCAAAAGAAGACCTGGAATATTTTTTGACGCTTCTGCTTAATACCATCAGGGCCGCTTATAGCTCGAGGCTCGGGTTTGGGGAGGCTGAGCGCCTCACGCAGTCGTGGACGGACATCACGATACGTGACCCGCACGGTGGAGACGACCTTCTGATGCAAAAGCTTAAAAGCGACTTAAAGGAGCGGGGCATCGACCTGCTAGAGGTGCTGGGCGAGGCCATAAACGTTGGATTGGACATAGACGAGGCATACGAAAAGGAGTATAAGGATGGCAGGAGCGAGACGAGAAGGCGCTCCTCGCTTCTTGACGTCGGGAAGTTCATGCTCTTTTATGCCAGGAATTCTGATAATGTGGACTATTATCCGGTGCTAAACGTCCGCCGAAGCAGGGAGGGAGAGGTGTATGGCCGCATAGAGCTTTATAGCTGTATACCCACGGACGTGACCAGGCCGATAATGGATGGGGCATATTCTGTAATCCTCATGTCAGCCACCCTGAAGCCGTTCGACATGGTTCGGTCCACGCTAGGGATAGTGCGGGAGACGGTGGAGCTCAGCTTTGGCACAACTTTCCCCCCGGAGAGGCGCAGGACGCTTGCCGTTGACGTGCAGCCGCAGTTCGCAAAGGACCGGCATATGCCAGATACGGTAAAGACTCTCGTCGGGCTGCTCGAGGACATCATAAGCGGCTCCGAGGGCAATGTCCTCATCTTTTTCCCAAGCGCTGCGGAGGCGGAGCGCTATAGCAGGCTCATCAAGGTAGACGTGCCGGTGTTTTTGGATGAAGCCGGCGTCCCCGCCCAAAACGCGAAGAACGAGTTCTTTAAGCATGGGGATAAGGGCGGGAAGGCAGTGTTGCTCACCTATCTATGGGGCACTTTGACTGAAGGGGTGGACTACAAGTTTGATAGGTGCCGTACCGTGGCCATAGTCGGCGTCGGCTTCCCCTCGCTTAATGACCGCATGGAAGCGGTCCAGAACGCCTATGACGCGAAGTTTGGCCCGGGGAAAGGCTGGGAGTACGGCGTTTTATACCCCACTATACGCCGTATCCGGCAGGCCAACGGGCGCGTGGTCCGCTCCCCCGAAGACTATGGCATACGCATCCTTATCGACCACCGCTACACCCAGCAATCGGTCAAGGACATGAAGCGCTACTCAATCTACGCCCAGTTCCCTGAGGATGAGCGCAGCGAGTTCCATGACATAAAGCCGGAGAAGGTCAAGTATTCCATGATGAACTTCTTTATGGATATTAAAAGGATGGACGAGAAGCCTAAGGAGAAAAAAGCAAAGGCTTAA